From a region of the Synechococcus sp. PCC 7502 genome:
- the trpA gene encoding tryptophan synthase subunit alpha, with the protein MISVSAKFELLRSHGQAALIPFITAGDPDLATTTEALKILDRSGADLIELGVPYSDPLADGPVIQAAATRALAKGVTLDQVLELVKNVSPELRSPIILFCYYNPILNLGIETFLQKIYAAGARGLVVPDLPLEESHVLLEPAARIGIEVILLVAPTTPVERFEAIASQSQGFIYLVSSVGVTGVRSQVSKKVQSILERLRTVTDKPIAVGFGISQPDQAKQVIEWNADGAIVGSAMVRLLAEEGGLKAIEQLCIDLKRAIASVI; encoded by the coding sequence ATGATCTCTGTTTCTGCTAAGTTTGAGCTATTGCGATCGCACGGACAAGCTGCCCTCATTCCATTTATCACTGCTGGCGATCCCGATCTGGCAACAACTACAGAGGCATTAAAAATTCTTGATCGTAGTGGAGCCGACCTTATAGAGCTAGGGGTTCCCTATTCCGATCCTTTAGCCGATGGACCAGTGATTCAAGCGGCGGCAACTAGGGCGTTAGCAAAGGGTGTAACTTTAGATCAAGTTTTAGAGCTTGTTAAAAATGTATCTCCAGAGTTGCGATCGCCGATCATTCTCTTTTGTTATTACAATCCCATTTTAAATTTAGGCATAGAAACATTCCTACAAAAAATCTATGCGGCGGGAGCTAGAGGCTTAGTAGTTCCAGATTTACCCCTAGAAGAATCCCATGTTTTATTAGAACCTGCGGCAAGAATTGGCATTGAAGTAATTTTATTAGTTGCTCCCACTACTCCAGTGGAAAGATTTGAAGCGATCGCCTCCCAATCCCAAGGATTTATCTATCTAGTTAGTTCCGTCGGTGTAACGGGTGTACGCAGCCAAGTTAGTAAAAAAGTGCAATCAATTCTAGAACGACTCAGAACTGTAACCGATAAGCCAATTGCTGTGGGCTTTGGCATTTCCCAACCCGATCAAGCTAAACAGGTAATTGAATGGAATGCAGATGGTGCGATCGTCGGTAGTGCGATGGTCAGGCTATTAGCAGAAGAAGGAGGATTAAAAGCGATCGAGCAGTTATGTATTGACTTGAAACGGGCGATCGCTTCTGTTATTTAG